Within Bacillus spongiae, the genomic segment GAACAGTGGTCATTGGAGAAGGAGAAATGGATGAAGCACCAATGCTTTTTATTGGTGAAAAATTAGGTACAGGCTATGGACCAAGAGTAGATGTTGCAGTTGATCCTTTAGAAGGTACGAATATTGTTGCTTCAGGAGGATGGAATGCTCTCGCAGTTCTTGCGGTAGCTGATCATGGGAATTTATTGCATGCACCTGATATGTATATGGATAAAATTGCAGTAGGACCAGAAGCCGTAGGATCTATAGATATTAATGCATCTGTTATCGATAATTTGAAAGCAGTTGCCAAAGCAAAGAATAAAGATATCGAAGATGTTGTGGCTACCGTTTTGAATAGACCGAGACATGAACATATAATTAAGCAATTAAGAGAAGCGGGTGCTCGTATTAAATTAATTAATGACGGTGATGTTGCAGGCGCCATTAATACGGCATTTGACCATACTGGGGTGGATATTCTCTTTGGATCAGGAGGAGCGCCTGAAGGTGTTTTAGCTGCTGTTGCGCTTAAATGTCTAGGAGGAGAAATTCAAGGTAAACTGTTACCACAAAATGACGCTGAACTTACTCGCTGTATTTCTATGGGCTTAGATGTCAACAAGATATTAAAAATGGAAGACTTAGTTCGTGGAGATGATGCCATTTTCGCTGCAACTGGTGTAACAGATGGGGAACTTTTACGAGGGGTTCAATTAAAAGGGTCACACGGTCTTACTCACTCTGTTGTTATGCGTGCGAAATCAGGAACGGTCCGGTTTGTTGATGGACGTCATAGCTTGCAAAAGAAACCTAACCTTGTAATTAAGCCTTAATCATTTCTTTGAAAATACTACATTAATTGACAAAGGGGACGGCTAACAATGATTGCCACCCCCTTTTTTTCAACTTTTCTTATAATCATGATTGATTATCTTCTCGAATTATGGTTAAAATAGTTATTGCTATAATCCTTCATCATATAAAAGATAATACTACTTCTCGTCTATCTTCTTTTATCATTCGCCTTAAAACATTTCAATATGAAATCTTCATTACTATCATGTACAATTTGTAATTGACTGATTAGAACAAATAAGGCCTCAATGGATTTAGAGAACTTTTTTGAATAAAATAAAGTGTGGTGTCAACATGAATGAATTAACTATTTCACGTTTAGAAAACATGAAACTAAAAGAGTTGTATGAGCTTGCGCGTGAATTTCGCATCTCATACTACAGTAAACTAACAAAAAAAGAACTTATATTTGCTATTTTAAAAGTTCGAGCAGAACGCGAAGGCTATTTCTTTATGGAAGGCGTTTTGGAAATTATTCAATCAGAAGGATTTGGGTTTTTACGTCCAATTAATTATTCCCCAAGCTCAGAAGATATTTATATTTCCGCTTCCCAAATTCGCCGTTTTGACCTTCGTAATGGAGATAAAGTATCTGGGAAAGTTCGCCCACCAAAAGAGAATGAACGTTATTTTGGTTTACTACATGTCGAAGCTGTTAATGGTGATGATCCAGAAAGTGCAAAAGAGCGTGTTCACTTCCCTGCGTTAACTCCACTGTATCCAGATCGTCAAATCACGTTAGAAACGACCCCTTCTAAATTGTCTACGCGTATTATGGATATCATGTCTCCAGTAGGTTTTGGGCAGAGGGGACTGATTGTTGCCCCTCCAAAAGCGGGAAAAACAATGCTTATTAAAGAAATTGCTAATAGTATTACGACTAATCATCCTGATGCAGAGCTAATCGTTCTATTAATTGACGAACGACCTGAAGAGGTAACGGATATTGAACGGTCGGTTGATGCAGATGTTGTCAGTTCGACATTTGACGCTGTGCCAGAGAATCATATAAAAGTAGCGGAGCTTGTCCTTGAACGTGCGATGCGACTTGTAGAGCATAAGAGGGATGTCATTATTTTAATGGATAGTATTACTCGTTTAGCACGTGCTTACAACTTAGTGATCCCTCCAAGTGGACGAACACTGTCAGGCGGGATTGACCCTGCTGCTTTTCATCGTCCAAAACGCTTCTTCGGTGCCGCTCGTAATATTGAAGAAGGTGGTAGCTTAACTATTTTAGCTACAGCGTTAGTGGATACAGGCTCACGAATGGATGATGTCATTTATGAAGAGTTTAAAGGAACAGGTAACATGGAGCTTCACCTAGATCGATCACTAGCGGAGAGACGTATCTTCCCAGCAATTGATATTAGACGATCTGGAACACGGAAGGAAGAGTTGCTGATAAAACCGGATCATCTCGATAAACTTTGGGCAATTCGCAAATCGATGACGGATTCACCTGACTTTGTAGAGCGATTCCTCCGAAAACTTAGACATTCGAAAACGAACGAAGAGTTCTTTGGTAAATTAAATGAAGAAATGCAATCATCTGGACGAAGATCTTAAATGTAGGACTATATAAAATTTCCAACGATCTTCAAGAAAGACAGGTTGCATTTAAAATGAGTGCTTGCTATAATGATGTCAGTGTATTTTTAATGTAATGCAGTTTTCTCTGACTGCATTGGAATATAACTCTGTTTCGAATGATTCAGGGCGAGAGGAGATGAAACGAATGAAAGCTGGAATTCATCCAAATTACAAGAAGATCAATGTGAAATGTGCATGCGGAAACGAATTCGAAACTGGTTCTGTAAAAGAGGAGCTTCGCGTTGAGGTATGTTCAGAATGTCATCCATTCTACACAGGACGTCAAAAATTCGCTACAGCGGATGGACGTGTTGATCGCTTTAATAAAAAATATGGCCTTAAGTAATAAACTGGTTTTAAAGACAGGCAAGCAGAAAGTGTCCTTGCCTGTTTTTTATTGCGATAGGTTATTGGAAAAAGAGGCAGTCTAAAGTAGACTGTGCCTTTTTTTTTCTGTCATTGTTCTTAATAAAAGGATCGAATGATATTCGAACCCCTTAAAGCTATACTTGAACGAGGAAGGAGAGCCGTTTCATGTATGTCATGAAGCAAACAGGTTGGGTGGAAGTGATTTGTGGAAGTATGTTTTCTGGCAAATCAGAAGAACTCATTAGACGAGTGAGAAGAACTCAATTTGCTAAACAATCTATTATGGTATTCAAGCCAAAATTAGATAATCGTTATAGTGAGGAGTCTGTTGTCTCGCATAACGGTACATCTGTCATTGCAAAGCCAGTGGAGGATTCTACTGATATCGAAAGAATGGTCACAGCGGATATCGATGTTGTTGCGATCGACGAAGTGCAATTTTTTGATGAACACATTGTTTCTGTGGTACAGAAATTAGCGAACGGAGGTCATCGCGTCATTTTAGCAGGGCTTGACCAAGATTTTCGTGGAGAGCCATTTGGACCCATGCCACGATTAATGGCTATTGCAGAGCAAGTTACGAAACTTCAAGCTGTTTGTGCAGTTTGTGGCTCTCCAGCTAGTCGTACACAAAGATTAATTGAGGGAAACCCTGCTTGTTATGATGATCCCGTCATCTTAGTCGGTGCCTCAGAGGCATATGAACCAAGATGTCGACATCACCATGAAGTTCCAAAGGGTGTAAGTATTCATGCGCAACAAGCATTAGATAACATGTAATCCAGCAAAGTTTTGCTGGATTATTTATTTTTGATTTGAATATCTCCTATTGCTAGGGAAACCCTACATATAGGAGGTGAAGAGTATGTGGAAATGGTCCCTGTTTATTGCTTCTGCTCTGTTCATTAATGGATGTGGAATGGCAAATGATTCTACTTATTCAAATGTGGAAGATGAAGATGGACATCAATTTATGACAGAAAATATTGCTAATAATGATACAGAAGCACGTTCGCCAACTGACCAAAATCCCAATTTGCTTAATTTGAGCGAGAAGCAACCAAATACAGGATCAGAAATTGATAAAGCTAGAGAAGTGGTTGAACTGTATACAGAATATGAGCCAGGCTCTGTGTGGATTAACGGTCAACAAATGTGGGTTACGGTTCATACTAATAAGCGGTTAAGCACTAGTAAGAAAGAATCCCAGGAGGCTAAGCTTCATAAACAACTAGAGACTGCTCTTCCTAGTTATAATATAAATGTCAAAATTGAAGAGAAGTAGAGAAAAAAGCGACTGAATTTTATTCAGTCGCTTTTTGAATAAGAATAAATTGGACTCATTCTCATTATGGAAAAATCACTTGCTTTTAGTTCAGCCTAGCAAAAAATGTGTATTCCTTTGATGTAAATAGTTCATTTTGATTAGGTATTAAGAATGATATTGAGAACAAGTTTAGTCATCAACACATTATGATAAACTTGCCTTAGTTTAAGGTGATAATAGGAAGGCTTAATTACCAAAACTTCGTTCCTTAAGTGAACGATTATAGTGTTACATATCATAGGATAAAGTAATACATTGCTAACATAAGCTAAATGAAAATAAGAGTAAGACAGGATAGAATGTTGTCATTGAGTGAGGAGTATACTATACTTATACTGTTATGGACTAAAATTTGAGGTGAATAACTGTGTTTGATCGTTTGCAAGCAGTAGAAGACCGTTATGATAAGCTTAATGAACTTCTAAGCGACCCAGAAGTTGTAAATGACCCAAAAAAACTTAGAGATTATTCTAAAGAACAATCTGACATTCAACAAACGGTAGAAGCCTATCGTGAGTATAAAGATTTAAAGGAGCAGTATGACGAAGCAAAGCTCATGCTCGACGATAAGTTAGATGCTGAAATGAAAGAGATGGTTAAAGAAGAAATCTCTGAATTAAGTGAGCAAATCGAAGGATTAGAAGAGCGTTTAAAAATATTATTAGTTCCGAAGGATCCTAATGATGATAAAAACGTTATTATGGAGGTACGAGGAGCAGCAGGTGGAGATGAGGCTGCATTATTTGCCGGTGACCTTTACCGTATGTATAGCCGTTTTGCAGAAATGCAAGGCTGGAAGACAGAAGTAATTGAAGCTAGCCCTACAGGCCTTGGCGGATATAAAGAAATTATTTTTATGATCAACGGTAATGGTGCTTATTCAAAAATGAAGTATGAAAACGGTGCACATCGAGTTCAACGTGTACCTGAAACAGAATCAGGCGGGCGTATTCATACGTCAACCTCAACAGTTGCGTGCTTACCAGAAGCAGAAGAAGTTGAAATTGATATTCATGAAAAGGATATACGTGTTGATACATTTGCATCTAGTGGACCAGGGGGACAAAGTGTAAATACGACTATGTCTGCTGTGCGCTTAACTCATATTCCAACAGGTACCGTCGTATCTTGCCAAGATGAAAAGTCACAAATTAAAAATAAAGAGAAGGCAATGAAGGTACTTCGTGCACGTGTATACGATAAATTTCAGCAAGAAGCAAGGGCTGAATACGATGCTCAACGTAAATCAGCGGTTGGTTCAGGGGATCGATCTGAGCGAATTCGTACGTACAATTTCCCGCAAAATCGAGTAACAGATCACCGCATCGGTTTAACGATTCAAAAACTTGATCAAATCCTTGAAGGAAAAATGGATGAGGTCGTTGATGCATTAATTTTAGAAGATCAATCTAAGAAATTAGAGAGTATGGAAGATTAATGAATCACGGTAAAGTGTTTGAAGCCCTCAACTGGGCTTCTTCTTTTTTAAAGGGAAAAGGACTCAGTGAAAATGCGGGAGAGCTCTTTTTATGTCATTTATTAAACTGGAGCCGTTCAACTTTATTTGCCAATATGAGGGAAGAACTTCCGGAAGAAATTGCCACTCTGTTTCATCAAGGAATGGTGGAACATGGTAAAGGAGTTCCAATACAATATTTAATGGGATATGAATTTTTCTTTGGACGCTCCTTTTTAGTAAATGATAGTGTTTTGATTCCAAGGCCTGAAACGGAAGAACTTGTTTATCATACTTTAAAGAAGATTAACTCATTGTTTTCGTATCATCAAAAAGTAAGATTAGCCGACATTGGGACAGGTAGCGGGGCAATAGCTATTTCAATGAAGCTTGAAAATCCTTTATTGACGGTTTATGCTTCGGATCTATCAGAAGCTGCATTAAAAGTTGCTTGTGAAAATGCGGATATACTGAAAGTAGATATTCCGTTTTTCCATGGGAATTTACTTCAACCATTTGCGGAGAAAGGGTTGAAATTGGATATTGTGATGAGCAATCCTCCCTATATTCCAAAAGGGGACCGAGAATGGATGAGTAAGGTAGTTACGGAGCATGAGCCGTCATCGGCACTGTTTGCAGGGGAAGATGGTTTAACGATTTACCGTCAATTTATGAAAGAATTACCGGATGTACTAGCTCAAAAAGCATTGGTAGGCTTTGAAGTTGGAGCAGGTCAGGGACCGACGGTAGCAGCTTTATTCCACGAAACCTTTCCAAATGCAAAAGTAGAAGTCTTAAATGATATTAATGGAAAAGATAGAATGGTGTTTTGCACAATAGAATAATGGATCGATGACAAACCTCTGTTTTAAATAGAGGTTTGTTTTTTATATACGGAGAAAGTAGTAGGACTGAGGAATGATGACTCATAAGCTCTTACTCTAGCAATAAAACTTTAAACATTACTAGTTTAAAAAATCTGAATTTTGCCCACAATGGTTATTAAAGGGGGCGGAAAGAATGAAAATGAAATTGGTTGTTTGGTTGTATATGGTAATGTTATCGTTAACGACGATACTGAGTTTATATATTCCGAAGCAAGAAGCCGCTGCAGATGAAATTATGGTGATACCAGATGAAGCAATTCGTTTACGTATCTTAGCAAATAGTGATTCCAATCAAGATCAGGCGTTAAAGAGAATGATTCGGGACGAGGTTAATAAACAAATTACGTTATGGGTAGAGAATTTAACGAACATTGATGAAGCGCGTGCAACGATTCAAAGAAATCTCCCTGCCATTGAACAAATAGCATTGGATGTAATGAATGAGGAGGATGTACAGCAAGCACTTTCGATAGACTTTGGAGAGGTTCAGTTTCCTACTAAGCTTTATGGTAATTATTTATACCCGGCTGGTGAATATGAAGCTATTTTAATTACTCTTGGGGATGGACAGGGAGCAAACTGGTGGTGTGTCTTATTTCCTCCACTATGCTTTTTAGATTTTTCGAGTGGTACAGCAATTAGCAAAGGGTTTGAATCAAATGTGAAAGCAAGTGAAAAAGAAGAGAAAATAGTAGAAGAAAAAGTGGAAACACCAGCTACAATTATAGAAAAGGAAGAACCACCTAAAATTATAGAAGACGAAGAACCAGAAGTGAAATTCTTTATTGTTGAGTGGATAAAGGGATTATTCGCATAAAATAAGGGCTCTTTTTAATCAAGAGTTCTTTTTTTTTGTCTATTACATAAACATGAATTGAGAGAAAAGGAAGGAGAGGGAATGGTAGGATGAATACAGTTAAGAGGGCTAAATCAGATGATAGAGAAAGGGTAGAACGTTTTTTAGTGCAAGCCGGATTAAATATAGAAGGCATCGATGATATACTAGACAATTTTTTTCTGTTAGAAAACAGTCAGAAAAGTATAGTTGGTACTTTAGGTGTTGAAATAAAAGGAAATCGAGGACTATTACGTTCTTTAGCCATTGCTCCATCTGTTCCAGAGGAAGATTTATTTACCTTATTTGAAACGGCAAGAGTTGATTCACGTGATCGAGGACTTTCGACAATTTTCTTAGCTACGAGTAAAGCGACATCCGTAGCACTCTTTCAATTTTTAGGATTTGAATTATTAGATGCTTCTTCTTTTCACACGGAATTGCATTCATTTGAATATTTTCATCAAATAAAAAATGTGGACAACTGCTTTTTAATGAAATGTAAACTAGCATAGCCATGCACAGAAAATAGTGGATAATGGGATTAAAAAGCTGTATTTTCAGAAATTTATTCACATCTATCCACAGAGTTATACACATTATTGCCTTTTTTTTTCACATTATGTGGATAACACTTGTAAAGTTACCTTTCATCTTTTATACTTGCAAAGGAATAATTTTATGGTAATAGGATATAATATCTTTTTTATACTAGATTATAAAAGGTAAGAGCATGCAAGAAATAAGGTGAAGAGATGATAAACACAAAACGTTGGAATGTGGATACTTTTGTGGATAAATTTATTTTTTATCCACAAATTGTCGAAGCAGCTCAGATTTTAAGAGAAAATGATGTTATTGCATTTCCTACTGAGACAGTTTATGGATTAGGAGCAAATGCCTTAAATCATGAAGCTGTTAGTAAAATTTTTAAAGCAAAAGGAAGGCCGAG encodes:
- the glpX gene encoding class II fructose-bisphosphatase codes for the protein MERSLSMELVRVTEAAALASARWMGRGKKDEADDAATSAMRDVFDTIPMKGTVVIGEGEMDEAPMLFIGEKLGTGYGPRVDVAVDPLEGTNIVASGGWNALAVLAVADHGNLLHAPDMYMDKIAVGPEAVGSIDINASVIDNLKAVAKAKNKDIEDVVATVLNRPRHEHIIKQLREAGARIKLINDGDVAGAINTAFDHTGVDILFGSGGAPEGVLAAVALKCLGGEIQGKLLPQNDAELTRCISMGLDVNKILKMEDLVRGDDAIFAATGVTDGELLRGVQLKGSHGLTHSVVMRAKSGTVRFVDGRHSLQKKPNLVIKP
- the rho gene encoding transcription termination factor Rho, coding for MNELTISRLENMKLKELYELAREFRISYYSKLTKKELIFAILKVRAEREGYFFMEGVLEIIQSEGFGFLRPINYSPSSEDIYISASQIRRFDLRNGDKVSGKVRPPKENERYFGLLHVEAVNGDDPESAKERVHFPALTPLYPDRQITLETTPSKLSTRIMDIMSPVGFGQRGLIVAPPKAGKTMLIKEIANSITTNHPDAELIVLLIDERPEEVTDIERSVDADVVSSTFDAVPENHIKVAELVLERAMRLVEHKRDVIILMDSITRLARAYNLVIPPSGRTLSGGIDPAAFHRPKRFFGAARNIEEGGSLTILATALVDTGSRMDDVIYEEFKGTGNMELHLDRSLAERRIFPAIDIRRSGTRKEELLIKPDHLDKLWAIRKSMTDSPDFVERFLRKLRHSKTNEEFFGKLNEEMQSSGRRS
- the rpmE gene encoding 50S ribosomal protein L31, translating into MKAGIHPNYKKINVKCACGNEFETGSVKEELRVEVCSECHPFYTGRQKFATADGRVDRFNKKYGLK
- a CDS encoding thymidine kinase; the encoded protein is MYVMKQTGWVEVICGSMFSGKSEELIRRVRRTQFAKQSIMVFKPKLDNRYSEESVVSHNGTSVIAKPVEDSTDIERMVTADIDVVAIDEVQFFDEHIVSVVQKLANGGHRVILAGLDQDFRGEPFGPMPRLMAIAEQVTKLQAVCAVCGSPASRTQRLIEGNPACYDDPVILVGASEAYEPRCRHHHEVPKGVSIHAQQALDNM
- the prfA gene encoding peptide chain release factor 1 translates to MFDRLQAVEDRYDKLNELLSDPEVVNDPKKLRDYSKEQSDIQQTVEAYREYKDLKEQYDEAKLMLDDKLDAEMKEMVKEEISELSEQIEGLEERLKILLVPKDPNDDKNVIMEVRGAAGGDEAALFAGDLYRMYSRFAEMQGWKTEVIEASPTGLGGYKEIIFMINGNGAYSKMKYENGAHRVQRVPETESGGRIHTSTSTVACLPEAEEVEIDIHEKDIRVDTFASSGPGGQSVNTTMSAVRLTHIPTGTVVSCQDEKSQIKNKEKAMKVLRARVYDKFQQEARAEYDAQRKSAVGSGDRSERIRTYNFPQNRVTDHRIGLTIQKLDQILEGKMDEVVDALILEDQSKKLESMED
- the prmC gene encoding peptide chain release factor N(5)-glutamine methyltransferase, translating into MNHGKVFEALNWASSFLKGKGLSENAGELFLCHLLNWSRSTLFANMREELPEEIATLFHQGMVEHGKGVPIQYLMGYEFFFGRSFLVNDSVLIPRPETEELVYHTLKKINSLFSYHQKVRLADIGTGSGAIAISMKLENPLLTVYASDLSEAALKVACENADILKVDIPFFHGNLLQPFAEKGLKLDIVMSNPPYIPKGDREWMSKVVTEHEPSSALFAGEDGLTIYRQFMKELPDVLAQKALVGFEVGAGQGPTVAALFHETFPNAKVEVLNDINGKDRMVFCTIE
- the spoIIR gene encoding stage II sporulation protein R; translation: MKMKLVVWLYMVMLSLTTILSLYIPKQEAAADEIMVIPDEAIRLRILANSDSNQDQALKRMIRDEVNKQITLWVENLTNIDEARATIQRNLPAIEQIALDVMNEEDVQQALSIDFGEVQFPTKLYGNYLYPAGEYEAILITLGDGQGANWWCVLFPPLCFLDFSSGTAISKGFESNVKASEKEEKIVEEKVETPATIIEKEEPPKIIEDEEPEVKFFIVEWIKGLFA